A single genomic interval of Salinarchaeum sp. IM2453 harbors:
- a CDS encoding alkaline phosphatase family protein — translation MGLFDRIRGGGNPRVAFIGIDGVPYSFLSSHFDELPNLAALADEGTAGPIDSIVPPESSACWPALTTGKNPGQTGVYGFQDREVGSYDTYVPMGQDVQAERVWDIVQQTDRDATVMNVPVTFPPQRELQRMVSGFLSPELEKAAHPDSLRKFLKSIDYRIDVDAKLGHQDDKSDFIDDAYATLEKRMEAFEKYLRADDWDLFFGVFMTPDRVNHFLFGDYESDGKYADEFIEFYRTLDDYIGQIRDMLPDDVTLIVASDHGFTTLEYEVDINAWLQQNGWLSFDDDDPDGLSDITSDTRAYSLIPGRLYLNLDDREPRGSVPGDAYDEVRDELVEDLQSLEGPEGQPVCKRIVEKEDAFRGEHASIAPDLTIIPNNGFDLKAEFTDDTSVFSTGPRNGMHTFDNASLFIDHPEAEIKDTDLLDIAPTILKLLEIDYNRSKYDGAALL, via the coding sequence ATGGGGCTATTTGACCGAATTCGTGGAGGCGGAAATCCCCGCGTTGCCTTCATAGGGATTGATGGTGTTCCGTATAGCTTTCTCTCTTCGCACTTTGATGAGCTTCCTAACCTCGCTGCACTCGCTGACGAAGGCACTGCTGGTCCAATCGATAGTATTGTGCCTCCGGAGTCCAGTGCATGCTGGCCAGCCTTAACAACTGGCAAAAACCCAGGTCAGACCGGCGTATATGGCTTTCAGGATCGAGAGGTTGGATCGTATGATACGTATGTCCCGATGGGCCAAGATGTACAGGCTGAGCGCGTTTGGGATATCGTTCAGCAGACAGACCGTGACGCAACTGTGATGAATGTACCTGTCACGTTCCCTCCTCAGCGTGAACTACAACGGATGGTGTCTGGATTCCTTTCTCCTGAACTTGAGAAAGCAGCTCATCCTGATTCACTTAGGAAGTTCCTGAAATCCATTGATTACCGGATCGATGTTGATGCAAAACTTGGCCATCAGGACGACAAATCTGATTTCATCGACGATGCGTATGCAACACTCGAAAAACGAATGGAAGCCTTCGAAAAATATCTACGGGCGGATGACTGGGATCTGTTCTTTGGGGTGTTTATGACTCCTGATCGAGTGAATCATTTCCTATTTGGCGATTATGAATCCGATGGCAAGTACGCAGATGAATTTATCGAGTTCTATCGTACACTCGATGACTATATTGGCCAGATTCGAGACATGCTGCCGGATGATGTGACACTTATTGTTGCCAGCGACCACGGGTTCACTACGCTTGAATATGAAGTTGATATCAACGCTTGGCTGCAGCAGAATGGCTGGCTCTCGTTTGATGATGACGATCCAGATGGACTAAGCGACATTACATCTGATACACGAGCTTACTCCCTTATCCCTGGGCGACTCTATCTTAATCTCGACGATCGTGAACCTCGAGGCTCCGTGCCAGGCGATGCTTATGATGAGGTCCGTGATGAGCTGGTAGAAGACCTACAATCGCTTGAAGGACCAGAAGGACAGCCAGTTTGTAAGCGCATTGTTGAAAAAGAAGATGCGTTCCGTGGCGAACATGCTTCTATTGCGCCTGACTTGACGATCATTCCGAACAATGGCTTTGATCTGAAAGCTGAATTTACCGATGATACCTCCGTCTTCTCCACAGGCCCGCGTAATGGCATGCACACGTTCGATAATGCCTCGCTGTTTATTGACCATCCAGAGGCTGAGATCAAGGACACTGATTTGCTTGACATTGCACCGACGATTCTCAAACTACTGGAAATCGACTATAATCGCTCAAAATACGACGGTGCAGCACTATTGTGA